The sequence TCGGCGCGGCGATCTTCGCTGGCTTGTCCATGAAACTCCTCGATCCTCAGAATGGGCCGCGCCGGCCGGCACCCGCCGCCCCGGCGCACAAATGGCCTAAGAAAACGCCAAACAAAAGTGTAATCATGCGCGAAGCGCACAGGATTTGCAAATTGGAAAACGCAAAACAACCCATTGCCATCGCGGGAGAATTCGCGGCGAATCGGGCATCAGGACCCAGGACGGAAAACAAAGGGGATATTGCCTGTCATCTCTTCTCCGCTTTACTTCACAAGACCTTTACGGATGGATTCCAATTCCTTCCGGCGCATTCTGCCTGCCTTCGGATAACTCATCCTGAGCTTCTTAAAGGTGTCGAGAATGACCTGGGAAATGATCAGACGCGCGTTCTCTTTGTCATCGGCGGGAACGATATACCAGGGTGCTGTTTTGGTGCTCGTCGCACCGAGACAGGCTTCGTACGCCTTCATATAATGCTTCCACAGCTTCCTCTCCGCGACGTCGGCCTGACTGAATTTCCAATTCTTTTCCGGATTATCGATGCGCGCTAGAAATCGCTTGCGCTGTTCCTCTTTCGACAGATGAAGAAAAAATTTGACGATCCGGGTTCCGTTTCGGTAGAGATGATTCTCCAGATCCACGATGGAACGATACCGCTCCTCCCAAATAGTCTTCTCGTCGAGCAGATCATCTGGAAGTCCCTCGCCGTGGAGAATCTCCGGGTGCACGCGAACAACCAGAACTTCCTCGTAATAAGACCGATTAAAGATGCCGATCCGCCCGCGCTCCGGCAGACGGCAGGTGCTGCGCCATAGAAAATCGTGGTCCAGTTCCTCGGCACTCGGGTGCTTGAAGCTGAAAACCTGGCAGCCTTGCGGATTGATGCCCGACATGACGTGCTTGATGGCGCCGTCCTTCCCGGCGGCATCCATCGCCTGAAAAATCAGGAGGAGCGAATAACGGTTGTATGCGTAAAGGAGGCTCTGCATCGAGCTCAACTTCTGAATATGTTCTTCGAGAAGTTTCTGATACTGTTCCTTCGATTTGTAAAGAGGCTTCACCACCGTCGGCCACTTTTTGAGTGTGATGTCTTTCCCTTCTCGCACGCGAAAGTCTTTCGAATCGATTTTCATCTTTATCCCCTCGGGGTGCTGGCCGTCTCAACTGCGTTTGCCCACTCATATCCTGTTGGAGAATGCCGAGTGCGCCCTCCCCGTGGAGAAGCCGCTCTCGATTCTCTGCCATAAATGACAGATAGAAGATTGCATAGAAGAACGCAAAAAGATATTGCTCGAAGAGTTGCGGATAAAGCTCCGAAGGAGGCAAGTTGAGAAGCGGCGGAAATGTAAATCCTTCGATCTTCAGGACAGTGATTCGTGGCCGACTAGAATGTTGAGAGTGAAGAATCTTCATTGCAGCTTAGGAATGTTTGGATGGTGCGCCTGAATCAATCCCTGTTTGTCAAAATGCCCAGAAGTTGTCCGTCCACCCGCGAAGATGCGGGCGATGCCGTGACGGATTTTGCAAATGGGCACAGAAAACCGTGCATACTTATGATGTGCAAGTAATTCCCACTGGTTGTCACGGGAAGAGAAATGAAACAAGCCTACGTTCGATTTTATGCTGAGTTGAACGACTTTCTTCCGCCAGTGCGACGAAGGCGGGCGACCGCTTATTCTTTTGTAGTCAGCGGGTCGGTCAAAGACATGATCGAAGCCCTGGGTGTTCCGCACACGGAGGTCGATGTCATCCTCGTCAACGGCGAATCCGTGGATTTCTCTTGCCGCGTGCAGGATGGGGACCGGATCAGTGTCTATCCGGCATTTGAATCGATCGATGTAGCGCCTGTGATCCGCCTGAAACGTCAGCCGCTTGGCGAGAAGTGCTTCGTTCTCGATACGCATCTTGGCAGACTGGCCGCGTATCTACGGATGCTGGGTTTCGACACCGTGTACCGCAATGACTGCCAGGATGAAGAGCTGGCGCAAATCGCATCGCGTGAAGGGCGAATTCTCTTAACCCGGGATCAAGGATTGCTGAAACGCAATCTGGTCACCCGCGGTTATTGCGTGCGGGCAACGCTCCCGCGCGAGCAGGTGGCCGAGATAGTGGAACGCTTTGCACTGGCAAGACTGATTGTTCCATTTCAGAGGTGCGTGCACTGCAATGCTTTGCTGCAACCGGTGCGCAAGGAATTGGTGCTTCACCGGCTGTTGCCGGAGACCCGGCAACATTTCGAGGAGTTTTACATTTGTCCGGCTTGCGAGCGGATCTATTGGAAAGGCTCGCACTATCGCCGGATGAGCCATCTCATTGAGACCATCCGAGCCAGGTCCCAGCGACAGCAGGAGGACAATCATCCCTGAGGCCGGGGCGTTGCGCGCGGCTAGTACTATGAATGCCTCTCGGCCATCGGCAACAGAGCGAGAAAAAACACAAGTCGGGTGAAATTGCTCATCTTGAGCGGTTTGCCACTAAACTGGAATCCGCGTATCCCCCGCAGAAAGAATGCTTTGCGGAATCTGGGCGGGTTTCAGCTCTGGCCCTCGGAATGCTCCCATCATTTGGGCAATATGGCCTAGCATAGATAGAGCGAACTCCAATGCTGAAGCCCGGTCTCCTCCGGTCTCTTCCCGCAATTCCCTCCCCCGTTCTTACCGTCTATTTGGACACGGACCGAGCTGATTCCGATAATCGCAAGCTCACTCCCGCCTACAGGACCTGGTTACGGTCCCAGGCCACTGCCCTAGCTGGGACTGTAACTCCAAGAGAGAAAAAACTCTTTCTCGAACAACTGGCGCGGGTCGAAGAATACCTCCGAGCCCATCGGCCACGCGAGCGCGGCCTTGCCATCTTTGCGGGTCCCACAACCTGGGAAGTCGTGTCTCTTCAATTGAAGCTCAGGAACGATCTCTCCTGGGGTCGTCCGTCGCTATCCCAATTGTTGTGGCTGATGGATGAGCATAGGGCGTGCGGAACCGTGGTTGTGATCCGAAAGGGCGCGCGCTTTTATCTGTACTGGCTCGGAGAACTAATCGAACTGGAGAAAAAAGAGTTCGTGGCAGACGTTTTAGAGTGGAAGAAGAAGGATCTCGGAAAATTTGAGCGCACCGGAACACGTACGCTCCCCGGAATACACAAGCCTCGAGGGTCGCAGCACGATGTTTTCGACCATCGCATGGACGCCCAATACCAGCACTTTTATCGTGAAGTCGCCGAAGGCATTCAGCTTCACTGGGCAGAGAAGGGCAGTCAGCGCACCGTGTTCTTGGTCGGGCTGGAGGAAATGGCGAACGGTGTTCTGGAAGAACTTCCAGAAGCGTTCAAAGACCGTGTTGTTCCAGTCCGAGAAGATCTGGGGTGGGGCTGGATCTCCCGCGCGGAACTGCAACGTCGCCTTGAACCGATAATCCAGCAGTGGGAGCGGCAGCGAGAAGTCGCGCTGGTCGAGGCTTTACTCAGCAGTGAGCGTGGCGTCGTCCTGGGCATAGACGAAACGCTGGTTCGTCTCCAGCAAGGGACTGCGCGCAATCTAGTTGTCGAGAACGATTTAGAGGCAGGCCTGCATCGGTGTGAAAAATGCGGATGGCTGGACCGGGTCGCAGGCCCTCCTTGCACCGTTTGCGGTGGGGAGCGCCAGGCTGCCAGTTTGCGAGAGACACTGCCCGAATTGGTGCGCCGCTTCGGGACATCGATCGAAATCGTGGCCGGTGAAGCGGCTCGCAAATTGCATGAAGCAGGCGGAATGGGTGCCTGGCTTCGGCAGGCCGAAACCGCATCCCTTCCACGGGAGACTGAGAGCAGCGCTGTCTTACGAGGAACCATTGCAGAGTGATGCCACACAAGCGCGTCCTCTTCGCCGCAAGCAACTTCGGCGGCTGCATGCCTTGTGGCATCGCTGGACTGGCCGGCTGCGGCTATCGCACGAAGCTGATCGCGACTTGCGCCATTACTGCATCGAGCGCTTCACTGCCGGCCGGGCGCGAGAAACGCGCGAGCTGACGGAAAGCGACGCGGATTGCGTCATCCAATGGCTGATGAAATTGGTGCATCACGCGGAGATGCGCCTGGATCAGGCTGCAGGAACTGCGGGACGCCATGGTTATCCCAAGAGCGGGCGTGTGCCACCGAATGCGGCAGCCTGGCGTGCACTATGGGGCTGCGCCGCAGCGCTCGGAATGAACCGTATGGAATTGGAGAAGTTCGTCCAGAGGCACTATTCTGGAGTCGGTCTGCGTGGTTTGGACAACGTGCGCACAATGGCGGACCTGAACCGTATTCTTTGGGGTCTGAAGGCAATGCTGCGGCGCAGGTCGGACAAGGAACCATCACTGCGAACACAAATGCTGGCAGCGTAGTGCCGCTACTCCGATGCCAGCAAGGATTCGGCCTCTGAAGTTTCCAATAGCAGGAGGTGTGAAGTGGCAACCTATGTGATTCTCAGCCGTTTTTCCCCGGAAGCGTTCCGAGATCCGAAGGACTTCAAGAAATTAGCCGATGCCGTGTCCAACAAGATCAAGAAGGAATGCCCGAATGTGGAATGGAAGCATAGTTTCGCAACCATGGGTCGGTTCGACGTCGTGGATGTAGTTGAGTCCAACGATCCCAAACAGATCGAAAAAGCGGCGATGCTCATCCGCGCCTATGGACACTCGACGACCGAGACACTTTTTGCAACGCCCTGGAAGGAATTCCTCGACATGCTGTAAGAGGATCCCGGCTTGACCGTCCTTGCGCAGGCCCAGGAGGAAGGCCTCTGGCCCACGGGTCCCAAGGCATTTTTGTTCCAGAAAAGTGGGAAATTTCGCTGCGAACACTGCGGGGTAAATCATGAGAATTCTGCTGGCGATCGATGACTCCAAGTTCTCGGAAGCGGCCGCGCAAGCGGTGGTCGCGCAGGCCCGGCGGCCGGATACGGAAGTCCAGGTTTTGCATGTGATAGAACCGCCGACCATATTGGTCGCCCGGGAAATGGGGGCCTATGCCTCTGCCATGGAGGCGGAATGGCAGAAACATCGCAAGCAGGCGGAAGAATTGGTGGCGAATACCGCCAAAATGCTGCGCGAGGCTGGTTTGAAGGCGAGCACGGCCGTCGAGCAAGGCGACCCCAAATCCAGAATCCTCGACCTCGCCACGGAATGGCAAGCCGATTTGATCGTCCTCGGCTCGCATGGGCGAAAAGGCCTGGACCGTTTTCTGCTGGGAAGCGTTTCGGAGGCCGTGGTGCGCCACGCTCCCTGTTCAGTGGAAATTGTTCGAATTCGCTCAGGACAGTGAATCTTCGTGAACGGTCAGAGAAGGGGGAAGGATTTCGGTGCCCTTCTCACCGCGCAGGGCCTCAACTATGTCTTCCGCGCAGGTGATCACGGCGCGGAGTCCGCCTGCCTCGAGAAACTCCAGGGCTGCTTCAATCTTCGGCCCCATGCTGCCCGGAGGGAACTCACCTTGCTGCAAATACTGATTCGCGCGCTCCGCGGTGAGACGCTCAAGCGGCAACTCATCGGCCTGACCGAAATGCAAGGTGACTCGATCCACGCCGGTCACGAACAAGAGCAACTCAGCCCCCAGGTTTCTAGCCAGCAAGGAGGAGACGCGGTCTTTGTCGATCACTGCTTCGATCCCTTCCTGGCCTCCCCGCTGGCGCACGACCGGGATGCCTCCCCCGCCGGCACCGATCACGACGATACCTGAGTCCAAACAAGCCCGGATGGCATCGAGCTCGATGATTTCCAGGGGGCGCGGAGAAGCCACGATCCGCCGCCACCCGCGGCCGGCGTCTTCGGCAATTGTCCAGCCGAGAGTCCGCTTGCGCTGCGTTGCGATCTCAAGGGAGAAAAAAGGCCCGATGGGTTTGCTGGGGTTGCGGAATGCCGGATCCTCTGGATCCACAACCACCTGCGTGACCATGCTGACCACGCCGGAACGTAGTCCGCGTTCGGCCAGTGCGTTCTCCAAGGTCTGCTGCAGCAGGTAGCCAATCAGGCCCTGGGTTTCCGCGTCGCAAACATCCAGGCGCAGCGGCGACAACGCTGGCTGTGCCAGCTCGCTGCGCAGCAGCGCATCGCCCACCTGCGGCCCGTTTCCATGCGTCAAAACCAGGCGATAGCCCGCAGCCAATACCTCCGTTAGCCCTTTGCAGATGGTGCGCGCACGGCTTAGCTGTTCCTCGAACGTTCCCCGCTGGCCCGGAAGAACCAGCGAATTACCGCCGATGGCGATGACCGCAATGGGCTTCATTGTTTCTCCGCAGCCAGCTCAGTCGGGTGCTTCTGCCAGCAAGGACAACAAGATAGCCTTGTGTGCGTGTAAACGGTTCGCGGCCTGTTGCAGCGCCACGGATTGCGGGCCGTCCAGCACTTCGGTCGTCACCTCTTCGCCGCGATGCGCCGGCAAGCAGTGCAGAAAGACGGCGTCCGGTTTGGCCAGCGCCAGCAGCGACGCGTTCACCTGGTAGGCTGCGAAGATGATTTTGCGCTCTTCGGCTTCTTGCTCCTGCCCCATGCTGGCCCATACGTCGGTATAGACAGCATCGGCATCCCGAACGGCTTCGGCCGGGTCATTCATTACGCGGATAGTCGCGCCTGTGGCGTTTGCGTCCGCGAGCGCCTGCATCAGAATCGTGGATGCTGGTTCGAAGTTCGGTGGGGACGCGATGGTCAGGTGCAAACCAACTTTAGCAGCGCCATGTGCCAGAGAGTGCGCGACATTATTGCCGTCGCCGATAAACGCAACCCGGAGCCCTTGGAGTTGCCCTTTGCACTCGCGGAGTGTGAGCAAATCCGCGACCGTTTGGCAGGGATGCAAGAGATCCGAGAGCGCGTTGATGACCGGGATGCGTCCCTGCAGGGCCATGTCTTCCAGGATACGCTGCGAGAACGTGCGCATCACCAGCGCATCTACCCAGAGAGCCAGATTCCGGGCCACATCTTTCACGGCCTCCCGCTTACCCAGTCCAATGTCGGCCGGCGCGAGATAGATGCCGTGTGCGCCCAACTGCAGTAGACCCACTTCGAAGGACACGCGGGTGCGCAACGAAGGTTTTTCAAAGATAAGTGCCGCCGTCCGGCCCTCCAGAGCCCCCGCAAAAGCAGATGGGTG is a genomic window of Terriglobia bacterium containing:
- a CDS encoding carbamate kinase, with protein sequence MKPIAVIAIGGNSLVLPGQRGTFEEQLSRARTICKGLTEVLAAGYRLVLTHGNGPQVGDALLRSELAQPALSPLRLDVCDAETQGLIGYLLQQTLENALAERGLRSGVVSMVTQVVVDPEDPAFRNPSKPIGPFFSLEIATQRKRTLGWTIAEDAGRGWRRIVASPRPLEIIELDAIRACLDSGIVVIGAGGGGIPVVRQRGGQEGIEAVIDKDRVSSLLARNLGAELLLFVTGVDRVTLHFGQADELPLERLTAERANQYLQQGEFPPGSMGPKIEAALEFLEAGGLRAVITCAEDIVEALRGEKGTEILPPSLTVHEDSLS
- a CDS encoding polyphosphate kinase 2 family protein yields the protein MKIDSKDFRVREGKDITLKKWPTVVKPLYKSKEQYQKLLEEHIQKLSSMQSLLYAYNRYSLLLIFQAMDAAGKDGAIKHVMSGINPQGCQVFSFKHPSAEELDHDFLWRSTCRLPERGRIGIFNRSYYEEVLVVRVHPEILHGEGLPDDLLDEKTIWEERYRSIVDLENHLYRNGTRIVKFFLHLSKEEQRKRFLARIDNPEKNWKFSQADVAERKLWKHYMKAYEACLGATSTKTAPWYIVPADDKENARLIISQVILDTFKKLRMSYPKAGRMRRKELESIRKGLVK
- a CDS encoding Mut7-C ubiquitin/RNAse domain-containing protein, with protein sequence MKQAYVRFYAELNDFLPPVRRRRATAYSFVVSGSVKDMIEALGVPHTEVDVILVNGESVDFSCRVQDGDRISVYPAFESIDVAPVIRLKRQPLGEKCFVLDTHLGRLAAYLRMLGFDTVYRNDCQDEELAQIASREGRILLTRDQGLLKRNLVTRGYCVRATLPREQVAEIVERFALARLIVPFQRCVHCNALLQPVRKELVLHRLLPETRQHFEEFYICPACERIYWKGSHYRRMSHLIETIRARSQRQQEDNHP
- the argF gene encoding ornithine carbamoyltransferase — its product is MSQVLHTSPIPFRPFGRAPGVEKRDFLSLHDLSVTEMAALLDHAAEVKAHPSAFAGALEGRTAALIFEKPSLRTRVSFEVGLLQLGAHGIYLAPADIGLGKREAVKDVARNLALWVDALVMRTFSQRILEDMALQGRIPVINALSDLLHPCQTVADLLTLRECKGQLQGLRVAFIGDGNNVAHSLAHGAAKVGLHLTIASPPNFEPASTILMQALADANATGATIRVMNDPAEAVRDADAVYTDVWASMGQEQEAEERKIIFAAYQVNASLLALAKPDAVFLHCLPAHRGEEVTTEVLDGPQSVALQQAANRLHAHKAILLSLLAEAPD
- a CDS encoding GYD domain-containing protein, with amino-acid sequence MATYVILSRFSPEAFRDPKDFKKLADAVSNKIKKECPNVEWKHSFATMGRFDVVDVVESNDPKQIEKAAMLIRAYGHSTTETLFATPWKEFLDML
- a CDS encoding universal stress protein; the protein is MRILLAIDDSKFSEAAAQAVVAQARRPDTEVQVLHVIEPPTILVAREMGAYASAMEAEWQKHRKQAEELVANTAKMLREAGLKASTAVEQGDPKSRILDLATEWQADLIVLGSHGRKGLDRFLLGSVSEAVVRHAPCSVEIVRIRSGQ